Proteins found in one Drosophila innubila isolate TH190305 chromosome X, UK_Dinn_1.0, whole genome shotgun sequence genomic segment:
- the LOC117792862 gene encoding serine/threonine-protein phosphatase alpha-3 isoform, with product MAEVLNLDNIIARLLEVRTARPGKNVQLNETEIRGLCLKSREIFLAQPILLELEAPLKICGDIHGQYYDLLRLFEYGGYPPESNYLFLGDYVDRGKQSLETICLLLAYKIKYSENFFLLRGNHECASINRIYGFYDECKRRYSIKLWKTFTDCFNCLPVVAIVDEKIFCCHGGLSPDLTSMEQIKRIMRPTDVPDQGLLCDLLWSDPDKDTIGWGENDRGVSFTFGAEVVGKFLQKHDLDLICRAHQVVEDGYEFFAKRQLVTLFSAPNYCGEFDNAGAMMSVDETLMCSFQILKPVEKRKK from the coding sequence ATGGCCGAGGTACTTAATCTGGACAATATTATAGCACGGCTGCTCGAGGTACGCACCGCACGGCCCGGCAAGAACGTGCAGCTAAATGAAACGGAAATCCGAGGATTATGCTTGAAGTCACGTGAAATATTCTTGGCGCAACCGATACTATTGGAATTGGAGGCACCATTGAAAATCTGTGGTGATATACATGGCCAATATTATGATCTGTTGCGCCTGTTTGAGTACGGCGGATATCCGCCCGAGTCCAACTATCTGTTCCTCGGCGACTACGTGGATCGCGGCAAGCAATCGCTGGAGACAATCTGTCTGCTGCTCGCCTATAAGATCAAGTACTCGGAGAACTTCTTTCTGCTGCGCGGCAATCACGAGTGCGCCAGCATCAATCGCATCTATGGATTCTACGATGAGTGCAAGCGTCGCTATAGCATCAAGTTGTGGAAGACATTCACCGATTGTTTCAACTGTCTGCCCGTTGTGGCGATTGTCGATGAGAAGATCTTTTGCTGCCACGGCGGACTGAGTCCCGATTTGACTTCTATGGAGCAAATCAAACGGATTATGCGACCCACTGATGTGCCCGATCAGGGACTACTGTGCGATCTGTTGTGGTCCGATCCGGACAAGGACACCATCGGTTGGGGTGAGAACGATCGCGGTGTTAGCTTCACATTTGGCGCCGAAGTTGTTGGCAAATTTCTGCAGAAGCACGATCTGGATCTGATTTGTCGTGCCCATCAGGTGGTCGAGGATGGTTACGAGTTCTTTGCCAAACGCCAGCTGGTCACACTCTTTTCCGCGCCCAACTATTGCGGCGAATTCGACAATGCTGGCGCCATGATGTCCGTGGATGAGACGCTCATGTGCTCCTTCCAGATCCTGAAGCCCGTCGAGAAACGTAAGAAATAA